In Rhodopirellula islandica, the sequence GGTGGTTCTCGCGGTCCTGCTTCGCAAACGAATCGCAACCTGATGATCACGATGACCCTGGGTGGGTTGTGGCACGGAGCCGCGCTGACGTTTGTCTGCTGGGGCGTTTGGCACGGTTTGGCCCTGGTGGTAGCGCGCGCCAAGCGGTTGCCCCTGCCGCGAGTGGCCGGTTGGTGTGCAACGATGAGTGTCGTACTGTTTGGCTGGGTTTTGTTCCGGGCGAGCTCGTTTCAGAGCGCGGTCGCGATCTATCGCGGATTGATCGGCTTGACGGCACCGGTGCCGATGTTGGGGGTGGTGGGCGGCACATGGGCGGAGGCTGGCACGATTCTTTGGTTGCCGCCACTGCCGTTGATGGCGCTCGGATGCATGGTGGCGGAGCACTTGGTTTGGCGAACTCGCGGACGACGATGGATGCGATTGCCCGCGGATCGTTGGTTCACGCCCGTCGCGACTGCCGTGATGATCTGGGCGTTGGTGTTGTACGCTCCGCGTGGCTTTCGACCGTTTGTTTACTTTCAGTTCTGACCGTTTGCTCAACGGTTTTTCCAATCGATGCCGGATAAGTTTGCGATGGCCAGCGCGAGTGCGTGCGTGCCGTCTCGCTCGTGCCCTTGAGCGGCGACGGATTGATAGAGTTGTTCTGCCAAGGCCAAACCTGGCATGGATAGCTTCATCGCACGACATTCAGCCAAGGCAATTCCCATGTCTTTCAAAAAGTGCTCGACATAGAAACCAGGGTCGAACTGGTTGTCAATGATTCGCGGCCCCAAGTTGCTCAAAGACCAACTGCCCGCCGCACCTGAGCCAACCGATTGCATCACGGTCGGCAAGTCCAGGCCTGCTTTGTGACCGTAGACGAGTGCTTCGCAGACGCCGATCATGTTGGTCGCGATCAAAATTTGATTGACCATTTTGGTGTGCTGGCCTGCGCCAGGGCCGCCTTGGTGGACGACGGTTTTGCCCATCAAATCCAAACAGGGTTGGATTGTCTCGAGTGCTCGCTTGCTTCCGCCGACCATGATCGACAGGGTGCCGCCCCGTGCCCCGGTGTCACCGCCGGAAACGGGGGCGTCAAGCGAGTCGACTTCCCGTTTGGCGGCCTGCTCTGCGATTTCGACGGCCAAGGATGGTTGGCTGGTGGTCATGTCCACCAGCACATTGCCAGGTTTGCAGCCTGCCAGCACACCTGTTTCCGGATCGAGGATGACTTCTCGGACATCGTGTGGATAACCGACGATGGTGAAAATGAGATCACTGTTCGCGGCGACGTCTTTGGGGGTGCTGAACCAACTCGCACCCTGTTGGAGCAACGACTCGGCTTTTGCCAACGTACGGGTCGTCAGAGCGACCTCGTAGCCGGCATCGAGCAGATGCCCACACATACTGGCCCCCATCACTCCCGTGCCGATCCATCCAATTTTGGGGAGCGATTGATCGTTGGCCATGAGCTTTCACTTGGTGAGGGGAACTCGCAAGATGCGATGGTTGAAACTGTCGGCAATGTAAAGTTGATCGTTGTGAATGCAAACGCCGTGGGGCCGACGAAGGGTGTATTCGCCTAGATTCAAGGTTTGCACAACGTCGGTATGTGGATCGTAAACGCGAATCACATGGTTGACGTCGTCGGCGATGAAGACAAGCCCATCGTCACCGACGTCCATGTGCTTGGGACCATTGAAGCTGGCTTGGTCAGCGTCGCCGTCTGCCTTGCCCTTTTGCCCGCTTCCCGCCAGTGTCGTGATGCTGCCATTGGCTTCGACGCGGCGGAGACGATTGCCGTTGCGTTCCAGCACGAGCAAACGACCGTCAGGGGCCAACTCCACCGCACGGGGATCTCTGAACTTGGCGGTTTGCCCAGCTAGGATCGAAACCGTTCCCGATGCGAGATCGATTGACCGGACGACTTGATTGCCGATGTCCGCGATCAGCAAACGATTTTGCTTCGCGTCCAAGGTGATGCAAATTGGTTCTCGAAAGGTCGCTTGTTTCCGGTTCACGTTGTCGGTCGCCGGCCCTGATTTGCCATGGCCAGCAAAACTGTCCACGATCCACTCGCCTTGATCGTTCTGCATCAAACGGCGAACGGAATGGTTCGCATGATCCGACAAATACAGAACGTCGTTGCCATCAATCACCAGATTGTGCAACTTATTGAATCGTGCTTCGCGAGCAGGACCGTCAACGTATCCCAAAGCGTTCGGCTCGGTTGCCGATTCCGGCCCAGCGATCACTTCCGGTTTGGTCGGGTCGTTGGGAGGGCATCGCAAAACTCGGCCTCCATCAAATTCGACAATCCACATCTGGTTCTGGGAATCAAACTCCACTGCAAACGGAGTCCGTAGCGGTCCCGGGGCGGGAGCGTTTTCTGGAGCCGGTTCGGTTGGCCCGATCAGCACTTCAACAGGCAGAACAGGTAAGTCGTCAGCCAGTAGCATTGGCAGGGGGGCAAGTAACGCGATCGCTGCAAACGCGAGGACGAGGTTGCGAAGCAAGTGGGGCTGCATGATGGAATCGGTGGGGAGGTAGGTGGGAGGGGATTGGTCAGGACCAGCTTTGCTCGCTCACGAGGCGGGTTGTGACAAGGTGGGCTTGCTAGCAAGAGCCATCGCGAACCAACCAAGCCAGACGCCGAGACCAGTTTGAGATGGGCAGGGAACTGGCCGGGGTGTGCGGACACACACTATAGATCAATGAATCCATTCCGTGTGCACTCGTTGGGTCGCCGACGAGAGGGCAATCCATTCAGGCAGCGGCTCAATCGGACGCAGGCCGGCATTGCTATTGGTATCGTTCGCGGACTTCGGGGAGCGGGTAGTCGGTGACGTCTCGGTCGCCGTCCTCGGCATTGATTTCCCACAGGCGTTGATAGCCCCGAGTGACCAATTCAACCATTGCTTCGGCGTGGTTCGAGTCAAGTTCGGAGAGTGCAAATGGCCCCGCAACCGAGCTCGGTTCGACTCGTTCATCGCGGATGCACTGCGCGAGGATAGGATTGCAGCGGATGTGTCGCTCAGGAGAAACATGGAGCTTTTCGGGATCAAGGTGTCCGATGACGTAGCGAAGGTAGAGATCGCTGTCGACGATTGACATCACATCTTCGCCGCACACTTCGCATCGATAGCCTTCGTCACACTTGGCCAAGAGAACATTCCGAACGAGAAAAAGTTGAGAGTCAAGTTGTCGCCAACAGCGACGTCAATTCTCCTGACGTGGGCGGGTCGCACAACCGGAATTTTGTCATTCGTCCATCGGAATCGTCGTACAAAATCATCGTGGCGGCAGAGAGATCGGCGGCCGCGGGGGAATCGATCAAAAGCGATGAGTCACCGGCGTTGAGCGGTCCCACCAGACGCAATTCCAAATCATGATGGCTCTGCCGAGGCAACCATCGATTCAGCGTTTCTGCGGATGGCAGACTCGCGATGACGAACACGTTGACGGCCGGGCCCTCTCGAAGGACGGTTTGCAACGCATCGCAACCAGAGATTTGGGTGGCGGCGTCCAACGAGAAGTTCATCGATTCCGGTTGACGAAGATCGCGGAACCGATCCAGGCCATCCAGCACGACCAACAGGGGCGTGTCGTTGCTTTGCGGAAGAGTCGCGATGGGCGGAACGTCATCCGCCTTGGTTTTGGCGGAAACGAGTGTGCCATCCGAATCGAGACTGAACGAAGGGGCGGTCGTGGCGAGTCCGTCCGTGGTCGAAGTTTCCTGGGTGGGTTTGCCGAGTCGGGCGTCCACGAATTCAGCCAGCTGAATCATGGCGTTCTCGGCGTCGCGAGGCCGGATGACGTGTGCGTCCACCTGGTGTTGTTGGGTCCACTGCACGACCGAGTCTCCTTCTTCGGCTCGGGAGCCGTCGAACAAGACCAACGAGAGGTCCGGACGATGCGCCCTGGCGGACGCGATGATGCTGCTCAGGACGCTAGGGCGATTGCGTGCCGAACCGATCAGCAAGGCGTTGCGGCCGGTGTTGGATTGAAACCGCAAAGCGCACGGGGGGCCGAGTTCAACGGCTTCCCCCAGCAATCCGACCAGGGTGTCGGAGGGCTGTGATGCTTCGATGGCTTGGCGTGCCATGTCGGCGGTGAAACGTCCTGGTCGGTTGCCTTCGAAGACCACAGCGGCGCCGAGTTCCCGATTCCAAGCTTCGTCTCGCTGCCCAATCTCATGGAGTAGTCGGACTTGTTCCGCGGTTTCTAAGTAAGCGACCTGGAAGGGCTGGTTGCCTTCGACCAGGCCACTGGCGTCGTTGTAGATGGCTTCACCGGGCCGGGATATCAACCGAGCCGCCGTGTTGTCATCGGACAAAATCAAGGCGGCATCGGCCTCGCTGCACTGCATCGCGATTCGAACCGCCATTTGCCCCAACGTGGCTCGGGGGAGGCTGTTGGCACCGGCCAGCGATTGACTGCTGAGAACAACGTGGATGCCAAACGAGCGGCCTTGTCGAACGAGGCGATCCAAGAGTGCGGTGCAATCGGAGGCGAGCGTGTCGTCTCGAGTGAACAGTTCTTGGAACTCGTCGACGACCAGCATCAAACGGGGCATGACTTCGTCAGGGCGGGCGCGCCGATAGGCACCGAGTTCCTGGACCCCCGCAGCCCGAAACAACTCGCCTCGGGTGGTCATTTCCGAATCGAGTCGTTGCAGGACACTGCGTCCAAATTCCCGTTCGCTTTCAATGCCAATGACGCGAGCGTGAGGTAGTTTGGCATCGGCGTAGATCTTGAACTCGACGCCCTTCTTGAAATCCAGCAGATAGAACTGCAGTTCATCGGGAGAGTACATCGCAGCGCCGGATGTGACGATGCTGTGCAGCAGCGTGCTTTTTCCCGAGCCCGTTTTGCCGGCGATCAGAACGTGTTGGCGAACACCTTCGCCTAAATCGAGTGACCGGTTCCGTCCCGCCCCGGAGCTACCAATGACGATGTGGAGACCATCAGCGGCGGTGCTCGTTTGATCGGACGTGGGGATGCATTCATTGGGCATCAACGAGGTCAACGGCACGATGACACGCGAGGCTTCCTGGGCCAAACGCCCGATGCGCTGGATCAGTGCCGAGCGGTCTTGGGGCATGGGTGGCGGCGCGGGCCAGAATTCGCACTCATCCAATCCCGCGTTGAGAAGACGCCAATGGCCAGCGGTCAGACCCTCCTCCAACATTCGAACACGTCGCTTGTTGCCGATTGGAATGATCCCATCCTCGTTCGGTTGCAGCGGTTCCGCGTTCAAACTGGACCGATCGATCCCATCAAAGGCGGCTGAAGGGTCTTTGCGAGCGGCTTCTTCGCCGGTATCCAAGCCCGCTTGGCCATATCTCAGACGCAGCAGATTGGGATGGTCAAACATCGGCATGTCCGCCGGCCATTCGTGTTTGCTGTCCACGACCAGAATGACGAATACACCGCAGCGAATTCCGCTGCGGATGAGCGATGCCAGGTGCGAATGAGCGTCCCGAGACAGCCCGTCCGGAAATCCGACCGCGGCAATCGCTTCGTAGGGTTGTGCCAGCGATCCAGCCACCTTGTTGTAGTCTTCCAAACGTTCGTATTGGTCCCTCAAACACGACTGCAGAATGTTTTCAGCATGATGGCTGATGTCGGCGATGCGAGCCGTGATTTGGTCGCCCTGCGTCCAGACGCGATGGTGAATCAGGCTGGGATCGTGGTCAGCCAAAGCGAGAAAGCTGGAGAAGTTCTGCCCTCGCCCTGCTGGATCAATCAGGGTCACACGAGCTTGGCCCGGTGGAGCAGCGCTGAGCAAACGCCAAAGCACCTGGTGTGCGATTTTGATGGCATCCTCGATGTGGGCCGTGGGTGCTTCGATGATCACGCCCGAATGCATTCGCCGGTGCATTGCGATTGGCATCGTGTCCGGGACTTGCAACCGATTCAGAATGTCGGCTTCGTCGTGAGCGTCACCGTTTTGCTCCACGTGATGGGATGTGTCGTAACCCAGAGCAGAATCGAATTGCTGCTTCAGACGATTGCCCAACCGGATCGATCCCACGGGCAGGAAATCAATTCCGGGATGCAGCGGCGGTGGGTTGGAAAGCAATTCGTCCCAATGTGGATACCGATACTCGACCAAGTCGTTGGCCGCGAGGATTCGCGTCAACCCGCGATGCATGCCAGATTGCAGTCGCTGCGCCAACGATTCCAGCGTGTGCCGATGCTGTTCTGCCACCGCTTGCAGAGTTTGGCCAGCCACCGCATCAGATTGGGTGAGTTTTTGCGAGATGTCCGTGGCCGTTTGATTGGCCCGTTCACGCATCGATTGCTGAAGATCCGCGAAACTGGTTCGGAATTGTTCCTCAATCCGATTCAACTGGTCTTGCAGTCGTGCTTCTTCGGCGACCTGTTTTGCGGCAAGCTCTTCGCGGAGGTCCTGCAGTTGGTTTTTTTGCCACTGTTGAGCGTCTTTGATGTGCGAGTCGCGCAGCAGGATCAATTCCTGGCTGGTCTTCTTGGCGGCCGCCGTCGAAATTCGTTTGGCCCGCAGAACAGCGTCTTGGGATGCCAAGCGAATTCGTTCGGTGGCAGGGTGCAAAGATCGAGTCATCTTCCGCAGAGGCCACATCAAAATCAGGTAGCATGTGAACCCGATCAAACCGGATACGATGACGGAGCCGATCAAGTAGTGAATGAGCGGTTCGGCTTTCAACAAGATCGAGAGGCCGGAGAAGATCAACAACAGAACGGCGACCAGCGAGGGCAGGTAATACACCGCGTCCACCACGTGCGCGGCGAATCCGGTTTGCATCTCGGAGACAGTGGATTTCAATCGACGGTTCTGTCGGCGGACCAGATCCAACGCATCTTCCACCTTGGTCGGTGGGGACTCACCAAATTCAGCGTACAGATCGCTTGGCGTTTGGACATCAAGCAAGCGGTTGAGTCGGCGGATCGTCAGCGCCCGAGCCCATTCAATGTCTTCGTTTGATTCCGCAAGAGTCGCGTCGAGCTGATGATGTTCTTTGGCGGCCAGCTTTTTGGGCTGATCCTTGCGGGCGTCGTACTGGTTCTTGATCGCGATCAGTCGCTTTTCGACCTTGCCATGGATCACCGCTTCGTCTTCGGCGAGCTGCCTCCGAAAACGGACGCCGCATCGTCGCAGTTGGTCACGTGTCTGCAGGGTCGCCACCTCGTACGCGGCGATCATTTGCTCTTGCGCTGTGTCCCACTGCGTCAGCGTGTTGAGACGATCGGTGTGGCAGTTCTGTTTGACCGCAGCGAGCTGGTCTGTCAGACGCTGTTCGATGTCCGCATGTTGGTCGCCTTGTTGGCGAACCAATCGAGCATGTTCGTCTCGCGAAGCCGCAACGCGTTGGATCAATCCATGAAGCAGACGGCGTTGGCGTTCCGGAGCAAACAACAGTGCAGGCGAAACAGCAGAGTCTTTCATGGTTTCGATTCTACTCCAATCCGACGCCCACGGCGCGTTTGTGAAGCGATCGAAATCAAAAGCTGGCGGATGAAGTTTGAGCGTTCAGCAAAAGTTGCGCGGCCAATCCAAAAGGTCCCCGCCGTTGCGACCACTGTTTGAAGTGGCAGCGTTCATGGTGGGCTGCCGAGCGGACGTGCCACTGCTAGTCTTCGGCGATGTCCGAAGCTTGGTCTTGGGGAGGTGAGACAGGCGGGGGTTCTGACTCAGCCAGTTTGCCGTTGGGCAAAGTGACATCGATTCTGGTTCCCTGTTGGCATGATTTGGGTGCGGTCTCAGGCAGGCCGCCTTCGGGGGTGTCCGAGGGGGAATGGTCTGCGGGTTCAGTGGAGACTTCCCAGTGACCGTCTTGGATGTTGATGCGGCCACCCATGGCGTGGGTGATATTGCGAACCAGGTACAGCCCCAAACCGGTGCCTTGCTGACTGCGTTCCAGTTCACTGCCTAGCCGGACGAATCGCCCGAAAACTTTGCGTCGCAAGTTAGCGGGAATTCCTGTGCCGTTGTCCAAAACTGAAACAGTGACATCTCCCGAGGCGGAACAAACCGCAGTCAACTCGACTTTGGGAGGCGACCCACCGTATTTGATGGCGTTGTCAATCAAGTTGCGAAACAGAATTTCAATTTGGATGACGGGCGCGTGCACGAGAATTGGCGGGCATTTCACGCGGACGGTTTCTGGCGGCAGCTTGTATCGCACACAGGCGCCTTGGGCACACTTGGAAAGTACCGTGTGCAGAGACAAATCGCAGGCCTCATAGGCTTCGCCTCCTCGGTCGACTCGGGCGACATCGAGCAGGTGATTGATCAGGCTGTCCAAACGTTCCACGTCTTCCAGCATGATGAGATGGAATTCCTTCTGTTGTTCGACGCTGACGTCGTGGCGGGTCATCGTCTGTAGGTACAGTTTCAGCGACGCAATTGGACTTTTGAGTTCATGGGTGACGGAGTCGATGAAGTTGGATTGCCGACGGTTCAAGTTGAACGCTTTGACCGACAGCGTCAGGTAAGCGATGACGCCGGCCAGGATTGCGATCAAAAGCGGCGCCCCGGCACCCAGCATCACCCAGAACATGCCCGAGGTGGAATCGTTGCGGACAGCGCCCCAAACCGTTCCGCTGATCCAAACCGCGGTCAGCAAGACGACCAGGACGATCAGCACAACGCCCAGTGTGACGGGCGTTCGCAGGGTCAACGGGCGGTTCGAAATGGGCGAGACGATGACCGTGTCCTTTGCATGGGCGAGTTGAAATTGAACCAGACACTTGGTTCTTCACATTCCCGGTGGGGCGGGACGTTCGCGTGAGCGAATGCGAACAATTCTGCAGCAAGATAGCAGCGTTCCAGGTTGCATCGAAGAAGCCTGCCGAAGATTGGATCCGGGGAATCCCGATCCGTCGCGTGGGCAAGCCAGAACGCCTGATGGATTGGGCCGGTCGCCTCCAATCGAGGCTCCCGCGGAGGCCGACGGGGCAACCGTGGTCGTGACAGGCTGCCACACCTCGGGGTGGGTAGCAGATCGGATCAAGACAAAAATGAGTCAAAACTTCTTCAAAAATGGGCCCCCGACCCTGACGGCAGTTGCCCAACCGGCAATAATGAAACTCATGAAGACCAAGTGTCTTCTTCATTGCCACGCGGAGATAGGATCATGCGTGCCGAAACGCAGCAACGACAATATTCTGAGAGAACGCTCCAGCAGGTTCGGCTGGACAGCGTCCGTGCGCTCGCGAAGGCGAAGTTCTGCCCGGACACCAGTGAGGTCGTTCGCTTGCAATGTGTTGACGATCGGGCTGAGTCAGAGAATCACTTCGGCAACCAACTTTGGTACTTCGAAGGCAAAGGCGTTGACGAGGGCCATCATCGGCAAGACGTGTTCGGGGTGGTCGAGTATCAAATTCAGTTTGGGCTGCAGGAGTTGGTGGAAGACGGGGTTTTTGATACCCCTCAGGAACGCGAAGGCTTTCGTTCGTTGTACGACCGTGAGGTCAGCGGCCCTTCTTGGCGGCACCCGGCGAATCGTTTGTTCTTGGCCGCGATGATGGCGGTGGCTGCTTTGACGCTGTTCTTGCTGACGCTGAAGAATCTGCTGGCGTGAGTTCTTTTGCCGCTGATCCAGCTGAGTGCGTCGCCGAACCTCTCGAAACGCCTGTGAAAGATGGAACGATCGTTTCCGTCAACGGGCTGCAGA encodes:
- a CDS encoding NAD(P)-dependent oxidoreductase; this translates as MANDQSLPKIGWIGTGVMGASMCGHLLDAGYEVALTTRTLAKAESLLQQGASWFSTPKDVAANSDLIFTIVGYPHDVREVILDPETGVLAGCKPGNVLVDMTTSQPSLAVEIAEQAAKREVDSLDAPVSGGDTGARGGTLSIMVGGSKRALETIQPCLDLMGKTVVHQGGPGAGQHTKMVNQILIATNMIGVCEALVYGHKAGLDLPTVMQSVGSGAAGSWSLSNLGPRIIDNQFDPGFYVEHFLKDMGIALAECRAMKLSMPGLALAEQLYQSVAAQGHERDGTHALALAIANLSGIDWKNR
- a CDS encoding NHL repeat-containing protein → MQPHLLRNLVLAFAAIALLAPLPMLLADDLPVLPVEVLIGPTEPAPENAPAPGPLRTPFAVEFDSQNQMWIVEFDGGRVLRCPPNDPTKPEVIAGPESATEPNALGYVDGPAREARFNKLHNLVIDGNDVLYLSDHANHSVRRLMQNDQGEWIVDSFAGHGKSGPATDNVNRKQATFREPICITLDAKQNRLLIADIGNQVVRSIDLASGTVSILAGQTAKFRDPRAVELAPDGRLLVLERNGNRLRRVEANGSITTLAGSGQKGKADGDADQASFNGPKHMDVGDDGLVFIADDVNHVIRVYDPHTDVVQTLNLGEYTLRRPHGVCIHNDQLYIADSFNHRILRVPLTK
- a CDS encoding FtsK/SpoIIIE domain-containing protein; this translates as MKDSAVSPALLFAPERQRRLLHGLIQRVAASRDEHARLVRQQGDQHADIEQRLTDQLAAVKQNCHTDRLNTLTQWDTAQEQMIAAYEVATLQTRDQLRRCGVRFRRQLAEDEAVIHGKVEKRLIAIKNQYDARKDQPKKLAAKEHHQLDATLAESNEDIEWARALTIRRLNRLLDVQTPSDLYAEFGESPPTKVEDALDLVRRQNRRLKSTVSEMQTGFAAHVVDAVYYLPSLVAVLLLIFSGLSILLKAEPLIHYLIGSVIVSGLIGFTCYLILMWPLRKMTRSLHPATERIRLASQDAVLRAKRISTAAAKKTSQELILLRDSHIKDAQQWQKNQLQDLREELAAKQVAEEARLQDQLNRIEEQFRTSFADLQQSMRERANQTATDISQKLTQSDAVAGQTLQAVAEQHRHTLESLAQRLQSGMHRGLTRILAANDLVEYRYPHWDELLSNPPPLHPGIDFLPVGSIRLGNRLKQQFDSALGYDTSHHVEQNGDAHDEADILNRLQVPDTMPIAMHRRMHSGVIIEAPTAHIEDAIKIAHQVLWRLLSAAPPGQARVTLIDPAGRGQNFSSFLALADHDPSLIHHRVWTQGDQITARIADISHHAENILQSCLRDQYERLEDYNKVAGSLAQPYEAIAAVGFPDGLSRDAHSHLASLIRSGIRCGVFVILVVDSKHEWPADMPMFDHPNLLRLRYGQAGLDTGEEAARKDPSAAFDGIDRSSLNAEPLQPNEDGIIPIGNKRRVRMLEEGLTAGHWRLLNAGLDECEFWPAPPPMPQDRSALIQRIGRLAQEASRVIVPLTSLMPNECIPTSDQTSTAADGLHIVIGSSGAGRNRSLDLGEGVRQHVLIAGKTGSGKSTLLHSIVTSGAAMYSPDELQFYLLDFKKGVEFKIYADAKLPHARVIGIESEREFGRSVLQRLDSEMTTRGELFRAAGVQELGAYRRARPDEVMPRLMLVVDEFQELFTRDDTLASDCTALLDRLVRQGRSFGIHVVLSSQSLAGANSLPRATLGQMAVRIAMQCSEADAALILSDDNTAARLISRPGEAIYNDASGLVEGNQPFQVAYLETAEQVRLLHEIGQRDEAWNRELGAAVVFEGNRPGRFTADMARQAIEASQPSDTLVGLLGEAVELGPPCALRFQSNTGRNALLIGSARNRPSVLSSIIASARAHRPDLSLVLFDGSRAEEGDSVVQWTQQHQVDAHVIRPRDAENAMIQLAEFVDARLGKPTQETSTTDGLATTAPSFSLDSDGTLVSAKTKADDVPPIATLPQSNDTPLLVVLDGLDRFRDLRQPESMNFSLDAATQISGCDALQTVLREGPAVNVFVIASLPSAETLNRWLPRQSHHDLELRLVGPLNAGDSSLLIDSPAAADLSAATMILYDDSDGRMTKFRLCDPPTSGELTSLLATT
- a CDS encoding sensor histidine kinase translates to MTLRTPVTLGVVLIVLVVLLTAVWISGTVWGAVRNDSTSGMFWVMLGAGAPLLIAILAGVIAYLTLSVKAFNLNRRQSNFIDSVTHELKSPIASLKLYLQTMTRHDVSVEQQKEFHLIMLEDVERLDSLINHLLDVARVDRGGEAYEACDLSLHTVLSKCAQGACVRYKLPPETVRVKCPPILVHAPVIQIEILFRNLIDNAIKYGGSPPKVELTAVCSASGDVTVSVLDNGTGIPANLRRKVFGRFVRLGSELERSQQGTGLGLYLVRNITHAMGGRINIQDGHWEVSTEPADHSPSDTPEGGLPETAPKSCQQGTRIDVTLPNGKLAESEPPPVSPPQDQASDIAED